Proteins from one Saccharomyces eubayanus strain FM1318 chromosome XI, whole genome shotgun sequence genomic window:
- the SPO14 gene encoding phospholipase D — MSRVSTACGTHMAQADGSIVEEADGLHTVPDELDEQEVLQQLPENGNTSSSLQREKRRTPNDKETERKHALPKSFVDKNMSDVSPNHSLDHLMLSSDRNPRRGSAEEGPSRPHNHLHSSNNNIHSKRNSKREESKSPSRHPSPAAYTQQQFNGWKKEFGQAFKKISAIGRLRSSVNPATPTGSGHRHNQHQQVNDEDLYTQRLASDLLDSLLSGCPASLFASTQFLRDEHGKRRAPMLLAKLDVRVSPLKSENNFLDLTNGNHHHHHNNNNNNSSNNITPNTNSDRRPSLPRRSSIMSISSNVAEYMYGRNENSLFRIHLEYGIDDNRLKWSIVRSYKDIKSLHHKLKIVAFQQSTISKLYSDNNRYHSLQLPHFPHYKEMIKERNMLEKKSNNKPTSSAAASHISAGNENNNNHDVASLETLSSSEISEFDINNVKMKHLQDLIDEPDDFSQPXHLRLERYLRLLNIALCLRPHANRLFEFYELSPLGNLLSRESGFQGKQGYLVIRSTAKAQGWRVSHFGKHAFKDMIDRHTTKWFMVRNSYVTYVSDLSSTTPLDVFLIDWKFKVRFSGNKNNILDNKKEINWIIHDPNLEINDELEELAIENHTNDIINRNGDSKTQQKKSNISSKLLLLTLENSERKLKIICKSENSLKQWISSIIKMSTSTIWSKPNRFGSFAPVRTNSFCKFLVDGRDYFWSLSEALLMAKDVIYIHDWWLSPELYLRRPVKGNQEFRIDRMLKKCAEKGIKIFIVIYRNVGNIVGTDSLWTKHSMLSLHPNIHIIRSPNQWLQNTYFWAHHEKFVVIDETFAFIGGTDLCYGRYDTFEHVLRDDAESLLDQNFPGKDYSNARIADFHDLDKPFESMYDRKVIPRMPWHDVQMMTLGEPARDLARHFVQRWNYLLRAKRPSRLTPLLTPPSDLTAEELNRLPMFEILREKSTCETQILRSAGNWSLGLKETECSIQNAYLKLIEKSEHFIYIENQFFITSTAWNGTYVLNKIGDALVDRIIKANQDNKPWKAFVLIPLMPGFDSPVDAAEASSLRLIMQFQYQSISRGEHSVFQKLKKLNIDPAQYIQFFSLRKWSTFEPNEKLITEQLYVHAKIMIADDRRCIIGSANINERSQLGNRDSEVAILVRDTDLVKTKMNGDEYYAGRFPWELRQRLMREHLGCDVDLVEFVEQKFERFENVATKNYKTLHTLDNDGDGSNKWTEQQMIDSAMIELGYREIFDCKCSSQWQNIHGNVANANTTKYGINEEEPKRAGEDAYNKLFTSVDHQQSFRKRKPLPKHRFASLGLTFNHRAGVENIGIRDHKVLSTDPRLRKNDEHKKEVDGYGPDGWKKESNEKYKSDATEQLKEWALKSLTSKVLDDKNLIKSKASEGFSEYLPDEKDLEMYIMDKSVTNRNKWGMLKRICYLQYLSHKLDDRKSQRLKKIKDMKRHLSSSTESTKNASNSPPLNEKSNEGESTDVNQDGDGDEYHRLHADILRNQELDDNSLDDLLSQIIPKITNFNSGEIDDAKKEELLKLNFIDPYSFEDPLISSFSEGLWFTVALRNTLLYKLVFHCQPDNAVQNWKEYGEFTELEQEFHINQEKLIDLEAENINSTATNVVDKEREKERMKRAAELRMKLSGSLLYGFNQKIFDKHTAQRILERIHGHLVIFPTEWLAKEVESRNWIFNSDRLSPMEIYN, encoded by the coding sequence AGTGGAAGAGGCGGATGGTTTGCATACAGTCCCAGACGAATTGGACGAACAGGAAGTGTTGCAGCAATTGCCTGAGAACGGCAACACTTCCAGCAGCTtgcaaagagaaaagaggAGAACTCCCAATGACAAGGAGACTGAGAGGAAGCATGCGTTGCCCAAATCGTTTGTAGACAAAAATATGAGCGACGTGTCACCCAACCACTCGCTGGACCATCTTATGCTATCCAGTGATCGCAATCCCCGCAGGGGGTCTGCCGAGGAAGGTCCCAGCCGCCCCCATAACCATCTCCACAGTAGcaacaataatattcaTTCCAAACGAAACTCCAAAAGGGAGGAGTCGAAGAGTCCCTCGAGGCACCCTTCTCCGGCGGCTTACACGCAGCAGCAGTTCAATGGCTGGAAGAAAGAGTTTGGTCaagctttcaaaaaaatatctgcCATTGGTAGACTAAGGTCTTCTGTGAATCCTGCTACGCCCACTGGCAGCGGTCATCGCCACAACCAGCATCAACAAGTGAATGACGAAGACTTGTACACACAGAGACTGGCATCCGACCTTCTGGACTCACTATTGTCCGGGTGCCCGGCTTCGTTATTTGCAAGCACACAGTTCCTGAGAGATGAACACGGTAAGAGAAGGGCGCCCATGCTGTTAGCTAAGCTGGACGTTAGAGTATCTCCTTTGAAAAGTGAGAATAACTTTTTGGACCTTACAAACGGTaatcaccaccaccaccacaataacaacaacaataatagcAGCAACAATATCACCCCCAACACCAATTCTGATAGACGACCTTCATTGCCAAGAAGATCCAGCATTATGAGCATTTCTTCTAACGTAGCCGAATACATGTATGGCAGAAACGAAAATTCATTGTTTAGGATACACTTGGAATACGGCATTGATGATAACAGACTCAAATGGTCTATTGTTAGAAGCTATAAAGATATCAAATCACTACACCATAAATTGAAGATCGTCGCGTTTCAGCAATCTACCATTAGCAAACTTTATAGTGACAACAATAGGTACCACTCGTTACAACTACCCCACTTCCCTCACTACAAGGAAATGATCAAAGAGAGAAATatgcttgaaaaaaaatcgaataACAAACCAACTTCTTCGGCAGCGGCCTCTCATATATCTGCcggaaatgaaaacaacaataaccATGACGTCGCTTCTTTAGAAACTTTATCGTCTTCTGAAATCTCTGAATTCGATATCAACAACGTTAAGATGAAACATTTACAGGATTTGATTGACGAACCTGATGATTTTTCACAACCARTCCATCTTAGACTAGAAAGGTATTTACGGTTGCTAAACATTGCGTTATGTTTAAGACCTCATGCCAATAGActgtttgaattttatgAACTGTCTCCTTTGGGAAACTTATTAAGTCGTGAAAGTGGATTCCAGGGAAAACAAGGGTACTTGGTCATCAGATCTACCGCAAAAGCTCAAGGTTGGAGAGTATCTCATTTTGGCAAACACGCGTTTAAAGATATGATAGACAGACATACTACCAAATGGTTTATGGTAAGAAATTCTTATGTTACTTATGTTTCAGatctttcttcaacaacacCACTAGATGTATTCCTGATAGACTGGAAATTCAAAGTTAGGTTTTCCGGGAATAAGAACAATATTTTGGATAATAAGAAGGAAATTAATTGGATCATTCACGATccaaatttggaaattaaTGATGAATTGGAGGAACTTGCTATCGAAAACCACACTAATGACATCATAAATAGAAATGGTGATTCCAAAACgcagcaaaaaaaatcaaacatcTCTTCGAAATTGCTGTTGCTAACTCTAGAAAATagtgaaagaaaactgaaaatCATCTGCAAATCAGAAAACTCGCTCAAACAATGGATCAGTTCAATCATAAAAATGTCTACGTCCACAATTTGGTCGAAACCAAACAGATTTGGTAGTTTTGCGCCCGTCAGAACAAattcattttgtaaattttTGGTGGATGGTCgtgattatttttggtCATTGAGTGAAGCTCTTTTAATGGCGAAAGATGTCATTTATATCCATGACTGGTGGTTATCCCCTGAACTCTACTTGCGGCGTCCAGTTAAAGGTAATCAGGAATTTAGAATTGATCGTatgttaaaaaaatgtgcCGAAAAAGgtatcaaaatttttattgtGATATACAGAAATGTGGGAAATATTGTTGGGACAGATAGTCTTTGGACTAAACATTCAATGTTAAGCTTACATccaaatatacatattatAAGATCACCCAACCAATGGTTACAGAATACGTATTTTTGGGCCCatcatgaaaaatttgtcGTTATTGATGAAACCTTTGCATTTATTGGTGGCACTGATTTATGTTACGGTAGATATGATACTTTTGAGCACGTTTTAAGGGATGATGCAGAGTCTCTACTAGACCAAAATTTCCCCGGTAAAGATTATTCAAATGCAAGAATAGCCGATTTCCACGATTTGGACAAACCATTTGAATCAATGTATGATAGGAAAGTAATTCCAAGAATGCCATGGCATGATGTGCAAATGATGACTTTGGGCGAACCCGCAAGAGATTTAGCCCGTCATTTTGTTCAAAGATGGAATTACTTATTAAGAGCCAAGAGGCCTAGTAGATTAACTCCGCTGTTAACACCACCTTCAGATTTGACTGCTGAAGAGTTGAATAGATTGCCAATGTTTGAAATATTACGCGAAAAATCCACTTGTGAAACTCAGATACTTAGAAGTGCCGGGAATTGGTCACTCGGCTTAAAAGAAACGGAATGTTCCATTCAAAATGCTTACTTAAAgttgattgaaaaaagtgaacATTTCATTTATATTGAGaaccaatttttcattacaTCAACTGCCTGGAATGGTACTtatgttttgaataaaattgGTGATGCCCTTGTGGATAGAATTATCAAAGCTAACCAAGACAACAAACCTTGGAAAGCCTTCGTGCTTATCCCACTAATGCCAGGATTCGATTCTCCAGTAGACGCCGCGGAAGCTTCAAGTCTTCGTTTGATCATGCAATTTCAATATCAGTCAATTTCAAGAGGTGAGCAttctgtttttcaaaaattaaaaaaactaaatatTGACCCAGCTCAATATatccagtttttttcactGAGAAAATGGTCAACTTTCgaaccaaatgaaaaactaaTCACTGAACAACTTTATGTTCATGCTAAAATCATGATTGCTGATGATAGAAGGTGTATCATAGGGTCTGCCAATATCAACGAAAGATCACAGTTGGGTAATAGAGATAGTGAAGTGGCAATCCTTGTTAGAGATACCGACCTGGTGAAAACTAAAATGAATGGTGACGAATATTACGCGGGAAGATTTCCTTGGGAGTTAAGACAACGTTTGATGAGAGAACATCTGGGCTGTGATGTAGATCttgttgaatttgttgaGCAAAAATTCGAGAGGTTTGAAAACGTGGCTACAAAGAATTATAAGACACTCCATACCTTGGATAatgatggtgatggtaGTAACAAATGGACGGAACAGCAAATGATCGATTCTGCTATGATTGAATTAGGTTATCGTGAAATTTTCGATTGTAAATGCAGTTCCCAATGGCAAAATATTCATGGAAACGTTGCTAATGCCAATACCACTAAATATGGGataaatgaagaagaaccgAAAAGAGCAGGTGAAGATGCTTACAACAAGCTCTTTACATCTGTGGATCATCAACAATCATTTCGTAAAAGGAAGCCATTGCCCAAACATCGCTTCGCATCGTTAGGACTAACATTTAATCACAGAGCCGGTGTTGAGAACATTGGTATTAGAGACCATAAAGTTTTAAGTACAGATCCAAgattaagaaaaaatgatgaacaCAAAAAAGAGGTTGACGGCTATGGGCCCGATGgctggaaaaaagaatctAACGAAAAGTATAAATCCGACGCCACTGAACAGTTGAAAGAATGGGCGTTAAAGTCGCTAACCTCAAAAGTTcttgatgataaaaatttgattAAATCCAAAGCTTCAGAGGGATTTTCAGAATACTTACCTGATGAGAAAGATCTTGAAATGTATATCATGGATAAAAGCGTTACAAATAGAAACAAATGGGGTatgctgaaaagaatttgCTATTTACAATACCTATCCCACAAACTTGATGATAGGAAATCGCAGAGGTTAAAGAAGATTAAAGATATGAAAAGACATTTGAGTTCAAGTACTGAAAGCACGAAGAATGCCTCTAATAGTCCTCCGTTGAACGAAAAAAGCAACGAAGGAGAAAGTACAGACGTTAATCAGGATGGTGATGGCGATGAATATCATAGATTACACGCAGACATTTTGAGAAACCAAGAATTAGACGATAATTCACTAGATGATTTACTTTCTCAGATCATTCCAAAGATAACCAATTTTAACAGTGGCGAAATTGATGATgcgaaaaaagaagaattattgaaactGAACTTTATTGATCCATATTCATTTGAGGATCCTCtaatttcttccttttccgAAGGACTGTGGTTTACTGTTGCATTAAGAAATACTCTACTTTACAAATTAGTATTCCATTGTCAACCCGATAATGCTGTACAGAATTGGAAGGAATATGGAGAGTTTACTGAACTGGAACAAGAATTTCACATAAACCAGGAGAAACTGATTGATTTGGAAGCAGAGAACATCAATTCTACAGCAACAAATGTAGTAGATAAAGAAAGGGAGAAggaaagaatgaaaagagCTGCTGAACTGAGGATGAAATTATCCGGTAGCTTGCTGTACGGATTTAACCAAAAGATCTTTGATAAACATACAGCCCAAagaattttggaaaggATCCATGGCCATTTGGTTATTTTCCCCACTGAGTGGTTAGCTAAAGAAGTTGAGAGTAGAAACTGGATTTTTAACTCGGACAGACTCTCACCAATGGAAATCTACAATTAG